A genomic segment from Actinomadura hallensis encodes:
- the secE gene encoding preprotein translocase subunit SecE, with translation MATETDERDEPEAKGEGKKRKKEKSPKRTTPALFVRQIIAELRKVIWPTRRELITYTIAALVFVLIMVGLVSGVDYGLQQGVYAVFG, from the coding sequence ATGGCCACTGAGACCGACGAGCGCGACGAGCCCGAGGCCAAGGGCGAGGGCAAGAAGCGCAAGAAGGAGAAGTCCCCCAAGCGGACGACTCCTGCGCTCTTCGTGCGCCAGATCATCGCCGAGCTGCGCAAGGTCATCTGGCCCACGCGGCGGGAGCTCATCACCTACACCATCGCGGCCCTGGTCTTCGTGCTGATCATGGTGGGGCTCGTGTCCGGCGTCGACTACGGGCTGCAGCAGGGCGTGTACGCCGTCTTCGGCTGA
- a CDS encoding LppX_LprAFG lipoprotein, whose protein sequence is MIRRFVTGVALATGLALSLTGCLGGAGEKVGEAGENLRLTAAQVLGKAAEKTGQLDTFAADMSMEMTGTDQGAVSFTGQMQYQVKPDLAYAMKFDDMSVGGQTMAGMEQRLVGRTMYMKMPAMPQLGGGNAAKPWLKISLDELGRQSGLNIDQLLQQSQQMDPVQNTKMLTASKDVREVGKETVDGVETTHYTGTYRVEDAVAQLPADQQDAIRKTYGQLGMDDMKFDLWVDDQQLPRKMAMKSQQTASGVLSMTITYRDFGKPVNIAEPPASQVTDFSEMMRNLGGGLPGA, encoded by the coding sequence ATGATCCGTCGTTTCGTCACGGGCGTCGCGCTGGCCACCGGCCTCGCCCTCTCGCTGACCGGCTGCCTCGGCGGCGCCGGCGAAAAGGTGGGGGAGGCCGGTGAGAACCTCCGGCTCACGGCCGCGCAGGTGCTCGGGAAGGCCGCGGAGAAGACCGGACAGCTCGACACCTTCGCGGCCGACATGTCGATGGAGATGACCGGCACCGACCAGGGCGCCGTCTCGTTCACCGGGCAGATGCAGTACCAGGTGAAGCCGGACCTCGCCTACGCCATGAAGTTCGACGACATGTCGGTCGGCGGCCAGACCATGGCGGGCATGGAGCAGCGGCTGGTGGGCCGGACCATGTACATGAAGATGCCGGCGATGCCCCAGCTCGGGGGCGGCAACGCGGCCAAGCCGTGGCTCAAGATCTCGCTGGACGAGCTGGGCCGCCAGTCCGGCCTGAACATCGACCAGCTGCTGCAGCAGTCCCAGCAGATGGACCCCGTCCAGAACACCAAGATGCTGACGGCGTCCAAGGACGTGCGCGAGGTCGGCAAGGAGACGGTGGACGGCGTCGAGACGACCCACTACACCGGCACCTACCGGGTCGAGGACGCGGTCGCGCAGCTGCCCGCCGACCAGCAGGACGCGATCCGCAAGACCTACGGGCAGCTCGGCATGGACGACATGAAGTTCGACCTGTGGGTGGACGACCAGCAGCTTCCCCGCAAGATGGCCATGAAGTCGCAGCAGACGGCGAGCGGCGTCCTGAGCATGACCATCACGTACCGCGACTTCGGCAAGCCGGTGAACATCGCCGAGCCCCCGGCGAGCCAGGTCACCGACTTCTCCGAGATGATGCGGAACCTGGGCGGCGGCCTGCCCGGCGCCTGA
- the rplA gene encoding 50S ribosomal protein L1: MKRSKAYRAAAEKIDRERLYHPAEAVKLVKETTVVKFDPTVEVALRLGVDPRKADQMVRGTVNLPHGTGKTARVLVFAGGAKAQEAEEAGADIVGSDDLIERIQGGFLDFDAVVATPDQMGKVGRLGRILGPRGLMPNPKTGTVTMDVGKAVSDIKGGKIEFRVDRHGNLHFVIGKASFEPRQLLENYAAAMEEIQRLKPSAAKGRYIKKAAMTTSMGPSIPVDPNAVRNLTAELDAA, from the coding sequence ATGAAGCGCAGCAAGGCGTACCGCGCCGCGGCGGAGAAGATCGACCGGGAGCGGCTGTACCACCCGGCCGAGGCCGTGAAGCTCGTCAAGGAGACCACGGTCGTCAAGTTCGACCCGACCGTGGAGGTCGCCCTGCGGCTGGGCGTCGACCCCCGCAAGGCCGACCAGATGGTCCGCGGCACGGTCAACCTGCCGCACGGCACCGGCAAGACCGCCCGCGTGCTGGTCTTCGCCGGCGGCGCCAAGGCCCAGGAGGCCGAGGAGGCGGGCGCCGACATCGTGGGCTCCGACGACCTGATCGAGCGGATCCAGGGCGGCTTCCTGGACTTCGACGCGGTCGTGGCGACCCCGGACCAGATGGGCAAGGTCGGCCGCCTGGGCCGCATCCTCGGTCCCCGCGGCCTGATGCCCAACCCGAAGACCGGCACGGTCACGATGGACGTGGGCAAGGCCGTCTCCGACATCAAGGGCGGCAAGATCGAGTTCCGGGTCGACCGGCACGGGAACCTGCACTTCGTCATCGGCAAGGCGTCGTTCGAGCCGCGCCAGCTGCTGGAGAACTACGCGGCGGCCATGGAGGAGATCCAGCGGCTCAAGCCGTCCGCCGCGAAGGGCCGCTACATCAAGAAGGCGGCGATGACGACGTCGATGGGCCCGAGCATCCCGGTGGACCCGAACGCGGTCCGCAACCTGACCGCGGAGCTCGACGCGGCCTGA
- the rplJ gene encoding 50S ribosomal protein L10, which yields MARADKDAAIAELKEEFQSSNGAVLTEYRGLTVAQVKELRGNLGETARFRVVKNTLTRRAADEAGVDERFRDLLEGPSAIAFVRGDVVEAAKGLRDFAKDNPLLVIKGGFIDGKAMSAEEVTKLADLESREVLLAKLAGAMKGSLSNAAALFNALPTQAAQLAEALRAKREQSGESAEAPAESAEASAE from the coding sequence ATGGCCAGGGCCGATAAGGACGCGGCGATCGCCGAGCTCAAGGAGGAGTTCCAGAGCTCGAACGGCGCCGTTCTGACCGAGTACCGCGGGCTGACCGTCGCGCAGGTCAAGGAGCTGCGCGGCAATCTCGGCGAGACCGCACGGTTTCGCGTGGTGAAGAACACGCTGACCAGGCGCGCCGCGGACGAGGCCGGTGTCGACGAGCGGTTCCGTGACCTGCTCGAAGGCCCGTCGGCCATCGCGTTCGTCCGGGGCGACGTGGTCGAGGCCGCCAAGGGCCTGCGTGACTTCGCCAAGGACAACCCGCTGCTGGTTATCAAGGGCGGGTTCATCGACGGCAAGGCGATGAGCGCCGAAGAGGTCACCAAGCTCGCCGACCTCGAGTCGCGCGAGGTCCTCCTCGCGAAGCTCGCCGGTGCGATGAAGGGGTCGCTGTCCAACGCGGCGGCGCTCTTCAACGCCCTGCCGACGCAGGCGGCCCAGCTCGCCGAGGCGCTGCGCGCCAAGCGCGAGCAGAGCGGCGAGTCCGCAGAGGCGCCCGCCGAGTCCGCCGAGGCGTCCGCCGAGTAG
- a CDS encoding MlaE family ABC transporter permease → MSTAPGKTGRAVGKAVNAPLQRLDDFGHQMSFYARAFAWTFRVLRRYRTEVMRLLAEVSLGTGGLAVIGGSVVIVGFMTFFTGSQVGLQGYESLNQIGTAAFTGFIASYFNTREIAPLVSALALSATVGCGFTAQLGAMRISDEIDALEVMAVPSMPFLVTTRMLAGMIAVVPLYIVGLLASYGATRLIVTVFYGQSTGTYDHYFHLFLPPNDILWSFGKVIIFSVLVMLIHCYYGYHASGGPAGVGVAVGRAVRTSIVVINVADLLLGMAIWGTDTTVRIAG, encoded by the coding sequence ATGAGCACGGCACCGGGAAAGACGGGAAGGGCCGTCGGCAAGGCGGTGAACGCGCCGCTGCAGCGGCTGGACGACTTCGGTCACCAGATGTCGTTCTACGCCCGCGCGTTCGCGTGGACGTTCCGGGTGCTGCGCCGCTACCGCACCGAGGTCATGCGGCTGCTGGCCGAGGTGAGCCTCGGCACCGGCGGCCTCGCCGTGATCGGCGGCTCGGTGGTGATCGTCGGCTTCATGACGTTCTTCACCGGCAGCCAGGTCGGCCTGCAGGGCTACGAGTCGCTGAACCAGATCGGCACGGCCGCGTTCACCGGGTTCATCGCGTCCTACTTCAACACCCGCGAGATCGCGCCGCTGGTGTCGGCGCTGGCGCTGTCGGCGACGGTCGGCTGCGGGTTCACGGCCCAGCTCGGCGCGATGCGGATCTCCGATGAGATCGACGCGCTGGAGGTCATGGCCGTCCCGTCGATGCCGTTCCTCGTCACGACCCGGATGCTGGCCGGGATGATCGCGGTGGTCCCGCTGTACATCGTGGGCCTGCTGGCCTCCTACGGCGCGACGCGGCTGATCGTGACGGTCTTCTACGGGCAGTCGACCGGCACCTACGACCATTATTTCCATTTGTTCCTACCGCCGAATGACATTTTGTGGTCATTCGGAAAGGTCATTATCTTCTCCGTGCTGGTGATGTTGATCCACTGCTATTACGGCTATCACGCGAGCGGCGGCCCGGCCGGCGTCGGCGTCGCGGTGGGCCGCGCGGTGCGCACCAGCATCGTCGTGATCAACGTGGCGGACCTGCTCCTCGGCATGGCCATCTGGGGCACGGACACCACGGTGCGGATTGCGGGGTAG
- the nusG gene encoding transcription termination/antitermination protein NusG yields MSESSQPYDEAVEEAQSAAAAAADQAAEPAEEAAEAAVTAGEGEPADTKLEGEGPEPDAAADAAELAEAVADEDGEESGEAEEPETDPLEDFKMQLRMQPGEWYVVHSYAGYENRVKANIETRTQTLNMEDYIFQIEVPQHEVTEIKQGKRQKVNEKVLPGYILVRMELTDESWAAVRNTPGVTGFVGLLNKPSPLSLDEVAKLLAPEPEEGPAKAAKEQAKAPVTVEFEVGESVTVMDGPFATLPATVNEINAEQQKLKVLVSIFGRETPVELSFNQVSKI; encoded by the coding sequence GTGTCCGAGTCCTCACAGCCCTACGACGAGGCCGTTGAAGAGGCCCAGTCCGCTGCGGCTGCTGCGGCAGACCAGGCGGCCGAGCCCGCCGAGGAGGCGGCCGAGGCGGCGGTCACCGCCGGCGAAGGCGAGCCCGCGGACACGAAGCTCGAGGGCGAGGGCCCCGAGCCGGACGCCGCCGCCGACGCCGCCGAGCTCGCCGAGGCCGTCGCGGACGAGGACGGCGAGGAGTCCGGCGAGGCCGAGGAGCCGGAGACCGACCCGCTCGAAGACTTCAAGATGCAGCTGCGGATGCAGCCGGGCGAGTGGTACGTCGTGCACTCCTACGCGGGGTACGAGAACCGGGTCAAGGCCAACATCGAGACCCGGACGCAGACCCTCAACATGGAGGACTACATCTTCCAGATCGAGGTCCCCCAGCACGAGGTGACCGAGATCAAGCAGGGCAAGCGGCAGAAGGTCAACGAGAAGGTCCTGCCGGGCTACATCCTGGTCCGCATGGAGCTGACGGACGAGTCCTGGGCCGCGGTCCGCAACACGCCCGGCGTGACCGGGTTCGTGGGGCTGCTGAACAAGCCGTCCCCGCTGAGCCTGGACGAGGTCGCGAAGCTGCTCGCCCCCGAGCCGGAGGAGGGCCCCGCCAAGGCGGCCAAGGAGCAGGCGAAGGCGCCCGTCACCGTCGAGTTCGAGGTCGGCGAGTCGGTCACCGTCATGGACGGCCCGTTCGCCACCCTCCCCGCGACCGTCAACGAGATCAACGCCGAGCAGCAGAAGCTCAAGGTGCTGGTGTCGATCTTCGGCCGGGAGACCCCGGTCGAGCTGTCCTTCAACCAGGTCTCCAAGATCTGA
- the rplL gene encoding 50S ribosomal protein L7/L12, which produces MAKLSTDELLDAFKEMTLLELSEFVKQFEEVFDVKAAAPVAAVAAAPGAGGAAPAAEEAAAQDEFDVILEAAGDKKIQVIKEVRALTSLGLKEAKDLVDGAPKPLLEKVNKETADKAKEALEKAGATVTVK; this is translated from the coding sequence ATGGCGAAGCTCAGCACCGACGAGCTGCTCGACGCGTTCAAGGAGATGACCCTTCTCGAGCTCTCGGAGTTCGTGAAGCAGTTCGAGGAGGTCTTCGACGTCAAGGCCGCCGCGCCGGTCGCGGCCGTGGCCGCCGCCCCGGGTGCGGGCGGTGCCGCCCCCGCGGCCGAGGAGGCCGCCGCGCAGGATGAGTTCGACGTCATCCTGGAGGCCGCCGGCGACAAGAAGATCCAGGTCATCAAGGAGGTCCGCGCGCTGACGAGCCTCGGCCTCAAGGAGGCCAAGGACCTGGTGGACGGCGCGCCGAAGCCGCTGCTGGAGAAGGTCAACAAGGAGACCGCGGACAAGGCCAAGGAGGCCCTGGAGAAGGCCGGCGCGACGGTCACCGTCAAGTAA
- the rplK gene encoding 50S ribosomal protein L11 produces the protein MPPKKKVAALVKVQLQAGAATPAPPVGTALGPHGVNIMDFCKQYNAATESQRGNVVPVEITIYEDRSFSFVTKTPPAAQLIMKAAGVEKGSGEPHKNKVGSITAEQVREIAQTKMPDLNAKNLETAEKIVAGTARSMGIDIK, from the coding sequence ATGCCTCCGAAGAAGAAGGTCGCCGCACTCGTCAAGGTGCAGCTGCAGGCCGGGGCCGCGACTCCGGCGCCGCCCGTCGGTACCGCGCTCGGTCCGCACGGCGTCAACATCATGGACTTCTGCAAGCAGTACAACGCTGCCACGGAGTCCCAGCGCGGCAACGTCGTCCCCGTAGAGATCACCATCTACGAGGACCGGTCGTTCAGCTTCGTCACCAAGACCCCGCCGGCCGCGCAGCTCATCATGAAGGCCGCGGGCGTCGAGAAGGGCAGCGGCGAGCCGCACAAGAACAAGGTCGGCTCGATCACCGCGGAGCAGGTCCGCGAGATCGCCCAGACCAAGATGCCCGACCTCAACGCGAAGAACCTGGAGACCGCCGAGAAGATCGTCGCGGGCACCGCCCGGTCGATGGGCATCGACATCAAGTAG
- a CDS encoding adenosine deaminase → MEAPTVSARPAGEVRGSVRRDVALLPKAHLHLHFTGSMRHSTLVELAAEHGVHLPDALVEDWPPRLHATDERGWFRFQRLYDIARSVLQTPDDLRRLLRETAEDEAAEGSGWLEIQVDPSGYAARFGGLTPTVELMLDAVREASEATGVGIGVVIAANRTRHPLDAKTLARLALQYTDQGVVGFGLSNDERRGRAYDFEGAFRIARRGGLISAPHGGELLGPASVRECLETLHADRIGHGVRAVEDPALLEQIVQRGVTLEVCPASNVGLGVAETAADVPVRRLYEAGASIALGADDPLLFGSRLAVQYELARTEHGFSDAELADLARQSIRASMAPEDVRKRLLAGVDAWLAG, encoded by the coding sequence ATGGAGGCCCCTACCGTGTCAGCTCGTCCCGCCGGGGAGGTGCGGGGTTCCGTCCGGCGGGACGTGGCCCTGCTGCCCAAGGCGCATCTGCATCTGCACTTCACCGGGTCGATGCGGCATTCAACGCTCGTCGAACTCGCCGCCGAGCACGGCGTCCACCTGCCCGACGCCCTCGTCGAGGACTGGCCGCCCCGCCTGCACGCGACCGACGAGCGCGGCTGGTTCCGGTTCCAGCGGCTGTACGACATCGCCCGCTCGGTGCTGCAAACGCCCGACGACCTGCGCCGCCTGCTGCGGGAGACGGCCGAGGACGAGGCCGCGGAAGGGTCGGGCTGGCTGGAGATCCAGGTCGACCCGAGCGGGTACGCGGCCAGGTTCGGCGGGCTGACGCCCACGGTCGAGCTGATGCTGGACGCGGTGCGGGAGGCGTCCGAGGCCACCGGCGTCGGCATCGGCGTGGTGATCGCCGCGAACCGGACGCGGCACCCGCTGGACGCCAAGACCCTCGCCCGGCTGGCCCTGCAGTACACCGACCAGGGCGTCGTCGGGTTCGGCCTCTCCAACGACGAGCGGCGGGGACGGGCCTACGACTTCGAGGGCGCGTTCCGGATCGCCAGGCGCGGCGGGCTGATCTCGGCCCCGCACGGCGGCGAGCTGCTCGGGCCGGCGAGCGTCCGGGAGTGCCTGGAGACGCTGCACGCCGACCGGATCGGGCACGGCGTCCGCGCCGTGGAGGACCCGGCGCTCCTGGAGCAGATCGTCCAGCGCGGGGTGACGCTGGAGGTGTGCCCGGCGTCGAACGTGGGGCTCGGGGTGGCGGAGACGGCGGCGGACGTGCCGGTGCGGCGGCTGTACGAGGCGGGCGCGTCCATCGCGCTGGGCGCCGACGACCCGCTGCTGTTCGGTTCGCGGCTCGCCGTCCAGTACGAGCTCGCCCGGACCGAGCACGGCTTCTCCGACGCCGAGCTGGCGGACCTGGCGCGCCAGTCGATCCGGGCGTCGATGGCGCCGGAGGACGTGCGGAAGAGGCTGCTCGCGGGCGTCGACGCCTGGCTGGCCGGCTGA
- a CDS encoding GntR family transcriptional regulator, translating to MALPAPSPAPRRALGTRLQLGDEAAARIRELILDGRVRPGERLRLERLALEFGVSVTPVREALKSLRSEGFVVLEPRRGFVVAPLSKRDVQDLFWVQAGIAAELAARATPRIGPEGLGRLDALHRELERADAARRLDLMEEHNHRFHREINLAADSAKLAWSLGTAARYVPRGLYGRLPHWPGVAMRDHERILAALRDGDAGTVAERMRDHVVRVGELLVAHLERRGMWRPAE from the coding sequence GTGGCCCTGCCCGCACCCTCCCCCGCTCCCCGGCGGGCGCTCGGCACGCGCCTCCAGCTGGGCGACGAGGCCGCCGCCCGCATCCGCGAGCTGATCCTCGACGGCCGCGTCCGGCCCGGCGAGCGCCTGCGGCTGGAACGGCTCGCCCTGGAGTTCGGCGTCAGCGTCACCCCGGTCAGGGAGGCGCTGAAGTCGCTGCGCAGCGAGGGGTTCGTCGTCCTGGAGCCGAGACGCGGGTTCGTCGTCGCGCCGCTGTCGAAACGGGACGTCCAGGACCTGTTCTGGGTGCAGGCGGGCATCGCCGCGGAGCTGGCCGCCCGCGCAACGCCCCGGATCGGCCCGGAGGGGCTGGGTCGCCTGGACGCGCTCCACCGCGAACTGGAACGTGCCGACGCCGCGCGGAGACTCGACCTGATGGAGGAGCACAACCACCGCTTCCACCGGGAGATCAACCTGGCCGCCGACTCGGCGAAGCTCGCCTGGTCCCTCGGGACGGCCGCCCGGTACGTCCCGCGCGGGCTCTACGGGAGGCTTCCGCACTGGCCCGGCGTCGCGATGCGCGACCATGAGCGGATCCTGGCGGCGCTGCGGGACGGGGACGCGGGCACGGTCGCCGAGCGGATGCGCGACCACGTCGTCCGCGTCGGCGAACTGCTGGTGGCCCATCTCGAACGCCGCGGGATGTGGCGCCCCGCCGAGTAG
- a CDS encoding MlaE family ABC transporter permease, which yields MSTPGIGADQRGDGGDGSSATTLRRIGDGFANVAVKEPGRFFALCLDTGRAMFKWPFQWREFIQQSWFIVSVTVIPTMLVAIPFGGILSLQVGGLIRQLGAQSYTGATAVVAIVREASPLVTSLLVAGAAGSAICADLGSRKIREEIDAMEVLGINPLHRLVVPRMLACAFVALFLNGLVSVVGLMGGYFFNVMLQGGTPGAYLASFNAIAQLPDLLQAEIKAFVFGITAGLVAAYKGLNAKGGPKGVGDAVNQTVVITFMLLFLENFLISALYFQFVPAKGM from the coding sequence ATGTCCACTCCTGGTATCGGCGCGGACCAGCGAGGGGATGGCGGGGACGGCTCTTCCGCGACGACGCTTCGCAGGATCGGCGACGGGTTCGCCAACGTCGCGGTCAAGGAGCCGGGCCGGTTCTTCGCCCTGTGCCTGGACACCGGCCGCGCGATGTTCAAGTGGCCGTTCCAGTGGCGCGAGTTCATCCAGCAGTCGTGGTTCATCGTCAGCGTCACCGTCATTCCCACGATGCTGGTCGCCATCCCGTTCGGCGGAATCCTGTCGCTCCAGGTCGGCGGGCTGATCCGGCAGCTGGGCGCGCAGTCCTACACCGGTGCGACCGCGGTCGTCGCGATCGTCCGGGAGGCGAGCCCGCTGGTCACGTCGCTGCTGGTGGCGGGCGCGGCGGGCTCGGCGATCTGCGCCGACCTCGGCTCCCGGAAGATCCGCGAGGAGATCGACGCGATGGAGGTGCTGGGCATCAACCCCCTGCACCGCCTGGTCGTCCCGCGGATGCTCGCCTGCGCGTTCGTCGCGCTGTTCCTGAACGGGCTGGTCTCGGTGGTCGGCCTGATGGGCGGCTACTTCTTCAACGTCATGCTGCAGGGCGGCACCCCGGGCGCCTACCTGGCCTCGTTCAACGCGATCGCGCAGCTGCCCGACCTGCTGCAGGCGGAGATCAAGGCGTTCGTGTTCGGCATCACCGCCGGACTCGTCGCGGCGTACAAGGGACTGAACGCGAAGGGCGGCCCGAAGGGCGTCGGGGACGCGGTCAACCAGACCGTCGTCATCACCTTCATGCTGCTGTTCCTCGAGAACTTCCTGATATCCGCGCTGTACTTCCAGTTCGTGCCGGCGAAGGGAATGTGA
- a CDS encoding pyridoxal phosphate-dependent aminotransferase has protein sequence MSIDRPRISKRIAAISESATLAVDAKAKALKAAGRPVIGFGAGEPDFPTPDYIVEAAVTACRVPRFHKYTPAGGLPELRAAIAEKTERDSGYKVDASQVLVTNGGKQAVYEAFAALLDPGDEVLVPTPYWTTYPESIKLAGGVPVDVVADETTGYKVSVDQLEAARTDRTKVLLFVSPSNPTGAVYSRAEIEAIGRWADEHGLWVITDEIYEHLVYGDAEFHSMPVVVPELADRTLVLNGVAKTYAMTGWRVGWLIGPADVVKAAANLQSHATSNVANVSQAAALAAVTGDLSAVAEMRESFDRRRRTIVRMLNEIPGVVCPEPEGAFYAYPSVKELLGKELRGKRPETSVELAALILEEAEVALVPGEAFGTPGYFRLSYALGDDDLVEGVSRVAKLLSEVG, from the coding sequence ATGAGCATCGATCGTCCTCGCATCTCCAAGCGCATCGCCGCGATATCCGAATCCGCCACGCTGGCCGTCGACGCCAAGGCCAAGGCGCTCAAGGCGGCGGGCCGCCCGGTCATCGGGTTCGGTGCGGGCGAGCCCGACTTCCCCACTCCCGACTACATCGTCGAGGCCGCGGTGACCGCCTGCAGGGTGCCGCGCTTCCACAAGTACACGCCGGCGGGCGGGCTGCCCGAGCTGCGCGCCGCCATCGCCGAGAAGACCGAGCGCGACTCCGGCTACAAGGTGGACGCGTCCCAGGTCCTGGTGACCAACGGCGGCAAGCAGGCGGTGTACGAGGCGTTCGCGGCGCTGCTCGACCCGGGCGACGAGGTGCTCGTGCCGACGCCGTACTGGACGACCTACCCCGAGTCGATCAAGCTGGCCGGCGGCGTCCCGGTGGACGTGGTCGCCGACGAGACCACCGGCTACAAGGTGAGCGTCGACCAGCTGGAGGCGGCCCGCACCGACCGGACGAAGGTGCTGCTGTTCGTGTCGCCGTCCAACCCGACCGGCGCCGTGTACTCCCGCGCCGAGATCGAGGCGATCGGCCGCTGGGCCGACGAGCACGGCCTGTGGGTCATCACCGACGAGATCTACGAGCACCTCGTGTACGGGGACGCCGAGTTCCACTCGATGCCCGTCGTGGTGCCGGAGCTCGCCGACCGGACGCTCGTGCTGAACGGCGTCGCCAAGACGTACGCGATGACGGGCTGGCGCGTCGGCTGGCTGATCGGCCCGGCGGACGTGGTGAAGGCCGCGGCCAACCTCCAGTCGCACGCGACGTCCAACGTGGCGAACGTGTCGCAGGCCGCGGCGCTCGCGGCGGTCACCGGCGACCTGTCCGCGGTGGCGGAGATGCGCGAGTCGTTCGACCGGCGCCGCAGGACGATCGTGCGGATGCTGAACGAGATTCCGGGCGTGGTGTGCCCCGAGCCGGAGGGCGCGTTCTACGCCTACCCGTCGGTCAAGGAGCTGCTGGGCAAGGAGCTCCGCGGCAAGCGTCCCGAGACGTCGGTGGAGCTCGCCGCGCTGATCCTGGAGGAGGCGGAGGTCGCGCTGGTGCCGGGCGAGGCGTTCGGCACGCCGGGGTACTTCCGCCTGTCGTACGCGCTCGGCGACGACGACCTGGTCGAGGGCGTCTCGCGCGTCGCGAAGCTGCTGTCCGAGGTCGGCTGA
- a CDS encoding SigE family RNA polymerase sigma factor, which translates to MGRRDDESFVEFVAARGDALLRTASLMCGARQDAEDVLQTALEKAYRHWGRIEPGSDPEPYVRRILVNLVISRARRWKVLKEIHMARLPETPGVSPNHAVELRGTLMEELRRLGPRQRAVLVLRFWEDLSEAETAEALGCSVGTVKSQASRGLARLRERLDRNLAPLGG; encoded by the coding sequence GTGGGGCGTCGAGACGACGAGTCGTTCGTGGAGTTCGTGGCGGCGCGCGGCGATGCCCTGCTGCGCACCGCGTCGCTGATGTGCGGGGCCCGGCAGGACGCCGAGGACGTCCTGCAGACCGCGCTGGAGAAGGCGTACCGGCACTGGGGACGGATCGAACCCGGCAGCGACCCCGAGCCCTACGTCCGCCGGATCCTGGTCAATCTCGTGATCAGCCGCGCCCGCCGCTGGAAGGTCCTGAAGGAGATCCACATGGCGCGGCTCCCGGAGACGCCGGGGGTGTCGCCGAACCACGCCGTCGAGCTGAGGGGGACGCTCATGGAGGAGCTGCGCAGGCTCGGCCCGAGACAGCGGGCGGTGCTGGTCCTGCGCTTCTGGGAGGACCTCTCGGAGGCGGAGACGGCGGAGGCGCTCGGCTGTTCGGTCGGAACGGTCAAGAGCCAGGCGTCCCGGGGGCTCGCCAGGCTCCGGGAACGCCTCGACAGAAACCTGGCGCCACTTGGGGGATGA
- a CDS encoding ABC transporter ATP-binding protein, producing MGVEIRVEGLTKSFGRQTIWQDVSLTLPAGEISVLLGPSGTGKSVFLKSLVGLLKPDRGHIWVGDRDLPRLPEAQLYETRKLFGVLFQDGALFGSMNIYDNVAFPLREHTKKTESEIRNIVMEKLELVGLIGAEKKLPGEISGGMKKRAGLARALVLNPEILLVDEPDSGLDPVRTSYLNQTIVDLNAEIGATFLIVTHDINTARTVPDNIGLLFRRELVMFGPREMLLSSEEPVVRQFLNARKIGPIGMSEEKDVSELEAEAKQGHDPGKLPPIPPQLMPSDGRIRAGQHPPGAWCAAHGVTPPPGSFIDDLGRNWVEEWPRYVASMSTAAGAPGGQFPGNPPPGQQGAGAGY from the coding sequence GTGGGCGTCGAGATCAGAGTCGAGGGCCTGACCAAGTCCTTCGGCCGTCAGACCATCTGGCAGGACGTGTCGCTGACGCTGCCCGCGGGAGAGATCTCCGTTCTCCTGGGCCCCTCCGGCACCGGTAAGTCGGTCTTCCTGAAATCGCTGGTCGGCCTGCTCAAGCCCGACCGCGGGCACATCTGGGTCGGCGACCGGGACCTGCCCCGCCTCCCCGAGGCACAGCTCTACGAGACCCGCAAGCTGTTCGGCGTCCTCTTCCAGGACGGCGCCCTTTTCGGGTCGATGAACATCTACGACAACGTCGCCTTCCCGCTCCGCGAGCACACGAAGAAGACGGAGTCGGAGATCCGCAACATCGTCATGGAGAAGCTGGAGCTCGTCGGCCTCATCGGCGCCGAGAAGAAGCTTCCCGGCGAGATCTCCGGCGGGATGAAGAAGCGCGCCGGGCTGGCCCGCGCACTCGTCCTGAACCCCGAGATCCTGCTGGTGGACGAGCCGGACTCCGGCCTCGACCCGGTCCGCACCTCCTACCTGAACCAGACGATCGTCGACCTGAACGCCGAGATCGGCGCGACCTTCCTCATCGTCACCCACGACATCAACACCGCCCGGACCGTTCCGGACAACATCGGCCTGCTGTTCCGCCGCGAGCTGGTCATGTTCGGGCCGCGCGAGATGCTGCTGTCCAGCGAGGAGCCGGTCGTCCGGCAGTTCCTCAACGCGCGCAAGATCGGCCCGATCGGGATGTCGGAGGAGAAGGACGTCTCCGAGCTCGAGGCCGAGGCCAAGCAGGGCCACGACCCCGGCAAGCTGCCGCCCATCCCGCCGCAGCTGATGCCCAGCGACGGCCGGATCCGCGCGGGGCAGCACCCGCCCGGCGCCTGGTGCGCCGCGCACGGCGTCACGCCGCCGCCCGGCTCGTTCATCGACGACCTCGGCCGCAACTGGGTCGAGGAGTGGCCGCGTTACGTGGCGTCGATGTCCACCGCCGCCGGCGCGCCCGGCGGTCAGTTCCCCGGCAACCCGCCGCCCGGACAGCAAGGGGCGGGTGCAGGGTACTGA